The following are from one region of the Hyla sarda isolate aHylSar1 chromosome 6, aHylSar1.hap1, whole genome shotgun sequence genome:
- the TMEM115 gene encoding transmembrane protein 115: protein MLHSIHANRLVSALSGSSVLVKCLWGAVVLLYLLSFWVDTAHVLAITPGFLLPPNLWLWTLVTHGLVELHLWDVLANLLLTLGAGRRLEPLWGAPELLLFYGVVSLSVGVLSSLFFLVAYATTSDLHFLFSAQVHGFPAFAGAVLVAHKQTIGDGLVEPQRWVRLLPQLALLGVTALTVAGLIPGQVLVGYSLGMLSGWVYLRFYQRHSRGRGDMSDHFSFASFFPAPLQPAAALLGTLTHATLVKLRLCPRAVKRYDVGAPSSITISLPGTDPQDAERRRQLALKALNERLKRVEDQTSWPSMEEEDEDDMSREASFSSSSKADTSATQETSAATPIV from the exons ATGTTGCACTCTATCCATGCCAACCGCCTGGTGTCAGCGCTGTCCGGGAGCAGCGTGCTGGTGAAGTGCCTGTGGGGGGCTGTTGTGCTCCTTTACCTTCTCTCTTTCTGGGTGGACACTGCTCATGTACTTGCCATCACCCCAGGATTTTTGTTGCCCCCCAACCTCTGGTTGTGGACTTTGGTGACTCATGGACTGGTTGAACTGCACCTATGGGACGTTCTTGCTAACCTCCTGCTAACACTGGGGGCAGGGCGCAGACTGGAGCCGCTATGGGGGGCCCCGGAGCTGCTCCTGTTCTATGGAGTGGTCAGCCTGTCTGTGGGGGTCCTGAGCTCCCTCTTCTTCCTGGTGGCCTATGCCACAACCTCCGACCTGCACTTTCTGTTCTCTGCCCAGGTCCATGGGTTTCCAGCCTTCGCTGGCGCTGTCCTAGTGGCGCATAAACAGACGATTGGAGATGGGCTGGTGGAGCCTCAGCGCTGGGTGCGGCTTCTACCTCAGCTGGCATTGCTGGGGGTCACGGCCTTGACAGTGGCTGGGCTGATCCCTGGTCAGGTGCTGGTGGGGTACAGTCTGGGGATGCTGTCTGGCTGGGTGTACTTGCGGTTCTACCAGAGACACAGCCGTGGACGAGGAGACATGTCTGACCACTTCTCCTTTGCCAgtttcttcccggcacccctgcagCCTGCTGCTGCTCTCCTAGGAACCCTAACACATGCCACCCTGGTCAAACTGCGACTCTGCCCGCGAGCTGTCAAGAGGTACGATGTGGGGGCCCCATCCTCAATCACCATCAGCTTACCGGGCACTGACCCCCAAGATGCCGAACGGAGAAG GCAGCTGGCTTTAAAGGCTCTGAATGAACGGCTGAAGCGAGTAGAAGACCAGACATCATGGccaagcatggaggaggaagatgaagatGACATGTCACGTGAGGCATCCTTCAGCAGCAGTAGTAAAGCGGATACGTCTGCCACCCAGGAGACAAGTGCAGCAACACCCATCGTATAA